A single region of the Labeo rohita strain BAU-BD-2019 chromosome 3, IGBB_LRoh.1.0, whole genome shotgun sequence genome encodes:
- the LOC127161505 gene encoding H-2 class I histocompatibility antigen, Q10 alpha chain: MKIFALLCVFLLYGALPSLQAEKHSLYYIYTGLSKPVDLPGIYQFSAMGLLDDRQIDYYNSKDQRKIPKQNWIKEKMQEDYWEKGTQSRKSKEQWFNVNIDILMKRMGHNESDLHVLQWRHGCEVEQDGDEVKFSKGISEYGFDGEDLMFFDIKESQWVATVDAALPTKRKWDNVPILNQYTKGYLEKECLDWLNKFREYADEDLRNSSLPDVHLFGKKTSDDRSKMKLTCMATGFFPKDVQLTIMKNQKHLPDDEIESTGVRPNHDGSYQMRKSVEIKEEEKAEYDCSVQHRNLRQPILIKGGN, translated from the exons ATGAAGATCTTTGCTCTgctctgtgtttttcttctttatgGGGCTTTGCCTTCACTTCAAGCAG AGAAACACTCCCTGTATTACATTTACACCGGTTTGTCCAAACCTGTCGATCTGCCGGGCATCTATCAGTTTAGTGCTATGGGTCTGCTAGACGACAGACAGATCGACTATTACAACAGCAAAGATCAGAGGAAGATTCCCAAACAGAACTGGATAAAGGAGAAAATGCAGGAGGATTACTGGGAAAAAGGCACCCAGTCGAGAAAGAGCAAAGAACAGTGGTTTAATGTGAATATCGACATTCTAATGAAACGCATGGGACACAATGAATCAG ATCTTCATGTTCTTCAGTGGAGACACGGTTGTGAAGTTGAGCAGGACGGAGATGAAGTGAAGTTTTCCAAAGGCATTAGCGAGTACGGCTTTGATGGAGAGGACttgatgttttttgatattAAGGAGTCTCAGTGGGTCGCCACAGTTGATGCAGCTCTTCCAACTAAGAGGAAATGGGATAATGTGCCGATCCTAAACCAGTACACCAAAGGATACCTGGAGAAAGAGTGTTTGGACTGGCTCAACAAATTCAGAGAATATGCAGACGAGGATCTCAGAAACAGCT ctCTTCCAGATGTTCATCTGTTTGGAAAGAAGACCAGTGATGACAGATCCAAGATGAAACTCACCTGTATGGCCACTGGCTTCTTCCCCAAAGATGTGCAGTTGACCATTATGAAAAATCAGAAACATCTGCCTGATGATGAGATTGAATCCACAGGAGTTCGACCAAACCATGATGGATCCTACCAGATGAGGAAGAGTGTGGAGATCAAGGAGGAAGAAAAAGCAGAATATGATTGTTCTGTGCAGCACAGAAACCTCCGGCAACCAATTCTCATCAAGGGGGGTAATTAA
- the LOC127161484 gene encoding trypsin-1: MTFHTTLSVAGIILLSIGGSLCQLDVCGRSSLKTKIVGGENVKAGDWPWQVSIHATGLGHYCGGTLINKDWVLSAANCFEWFSAPHIVMYLGRLSQSGSNSYETNRTASRIIKHPNFNFSNADNDIALIQLSSSVTFSDYIRPVCLAAAGSVFAAGTESWVTGWGFLQNGGAQFPDILQEVMIPIVSNSDCNNAYGEIKISITNNMICAGLLIQGGKGACQGDSGGPMVSRKGSLWIQSGIVSFGEECADPIFPTVFSRVSQYQDWIKSYTGSNPPGFVASNSNFGSEPNLLLFPLSLTFSIMPFTFSIFRTS, encoded by the exons ATGACGTTTCACACCACTTTGAGTGTTGCTGGAATCATACTTCTCAGCATAGGAG GTTCTCTCTGCCAGTTAGATG TATGTGGTCGATCCTCCCTCAAGACCAAGATTGTTGGAGGTGAGAATGTGAAAGCAGGGGATTGGCCATGGCAAGTCAGTATTCATGCCACTGGCTTGGGCCATTACTGTGGCGGGACTCTCATCAATAAAGACTGGGTTTTATCTGCAGCTAACTGCTTCGAGTG GTTCAGTGCACCTCACATAGTGATGTACTTGGGGCGTCTGAGCCAATCCGGCTCAAACTCTTATGAGACTAACAGGACAGCAAGTCGAATCATCAAGCATCCTAACTTTAACTTTTCTAATGCTGACAATGACATAGCGCTGATCCAGCTCTCCTCTTCTGTGACTTTCTCTGATTATATTAGGCCGGTGTGTCTGGCGGCGGCTGGTAGTGTGTTTGCTGCAGGTACAGAGAGCTGGGTCACTGGATGGGGCTTCCTACAAAATGGAG GCGCACAGTTTCCTGACATACTGCAGGAGGTGATGATACCAATTGTGAGCAACAGTGACTGCAATAATGCTTATGGGGAGATCAAAATAAGCATCACAAACAATATGATTTGTGCAGGATTGTTAATTCAGGGAGGAAAAGGTGCATGTCAG GGAGACTCTGGAGGTCCAATGGTCAGTAGGAAAGGCTCCTTGTGGATTCAGTCGGGCATTGTGAGTTTTGGTGAAGAATGTGCTGACCCCATATTTCCCACTGTCTTCTCAAGAGTCTCTCAGTACCAAGACTGGATCAAGTCTTACACGGGTAGCAACCCACCTGGATTTGTTGCATCCAACTCTAACTTCGGAAGCGAACCCAACCTCCTCTTATTTCCACTTTCTCTCACATTCTCTATCATGCCTTTCACCTTCTCAATCTTTCGCACTTCCTAA